The genomic window GTCCGGACCCACGCGCAGGCCGAGCGGCTGCTGATCGAGGACGGCCGGGTCGTCGGCCTGCGCTACCGGGTCAAGGGCGCGCCTCGGGAATCCCGCTGCCGGGGCGAGGTGATCCTCTCCGCCGGCGCCATCGGCTCGCCGCAGATTCTGCTCGCATCGGGCGTCGGACCGGGTGAAGCGCTCAGCGACCTCGGGATCGAGGTCCGCCGCGCGCTGCCGGGTGTCGGCGAGAACCTCCAAGACCACCTGCAGCTGCGCGCGGTCTACAAGACCCGGCGGCCGATCACGCTGAACGACAGGCTGCGCAATCCGCTGCGGAAGGCGATGATGGGCCTGGAGTACGCCCTGTTCCGCTCGGGGCCCCTCGCCATGGGCGCGAGCCAGGTCTGCATCTTCGCGAGATCGCGCAAAGGCCTGGAGACACCCGATATCCAATACCACGTCCAGCCGTGGAGCGCGGACTCGCCGGGCGAGGGGACTCACCGCTTCTCCGCCTTCACCATGTCGGTCTGCCAGCTGCGTCCGGAAAGCCGCGGCCGGATCCGTCTGAAGTCGCCGGACCCGAACGAGGCGCCGGCGATCGAACCCAATTACCTCTCGACCGAGACCGACCGGCGCGTGGCTGTCGACTCGATCAAGCACACCCGGGACCTGATCGGTACCCGCGCCTTGTCGCCCCTTGTCGCCGAGGAATTCCGGCCCGGCCCCGCGGCGCGCAGCGACGAGGAGATCCTGCATGCCGCCAGGGCGATCTCCCAGACGATCTACCACCCGGTGGGGACGTGCAAGATGGGCGCCGATCCCCTCGCCGTGGTGGACGAGCGCCTGCGCGTTCACGGCCTGCGCGGCCTCAGGGTGGCCGACGCCTCGATCATGCCGACGATCCCCTCCGGAAACACCAACGCGCCGACCATCATGATCGGCGAAAAGGCCGCCGACATGATCCGTGAAGACGCGAGGGCGGGGTGATGGGCCGTTTCACGAGCCTCTGTTCCGGGCGTCGCCATGACCCCGTCGCCCGGGCGAGGCCCCGCCCATGATGTCGCTGGACGCCCTGATGACCTTCGACTTCGAGGCCTTCATCGCGATCGTCTTCATCGACCTCGTGATGTCGGGCGACAACGCCATCATCATCGGCATGGCCGCGGCGGGTCTGCCGCCAGATCTGCGGCGCAAGGCGATCTTCATCGGCATCGTCGCGGCGACCGGCCTGCGGATCGCGTTCTCGGCGGTCACTTACCAGCTGCTCAGCATCATCGGCCTCACCCTCGCCGGCGGAATCCTTCTGCTCTGGGTCGCCTACAAGATGTGGCGCGAGATGCACGTAGAGACCCCGGGCGACCTCGTCGACGCGGCGACCGGACAGGTGGTCGCCGGCAAGACCATGGGGGCGGCCATGACGAGCATCATCGTCGCCGACGTTTCCATGTCCCTGGACAACGTCCTGGCGGTCGCCGGCGCGGCGCACGGCGCCCCCGGCATGCTCGTCTTCGGACTGGTGCTCTCGATCGCCCTTATGGCCTTCGCCGCCAACTTCGTGGCCTCGATCCTGGAGCGCTATCGCTGGCTCGCCTATCTCGGCCTCGCAGTCGTGGCCTACGTGGCGACCGACATGATCTGGCGCGGCTCCTTCGAGGTGATGGACGCCGTTGTCGCTGTGATCTAGCGCCGCGGCACAGGCCCGGCCGACCTTGCTCTAGCCGGCCTTGGCCTTGAACTGGGCGTAGATCTTCGGCGGCGCCTGGTCGAAGTACTTGAAGAGCGCCGGGCACAGCCAGCCCTCCATGTCCAGATCCGCGCTGTAGTACCAGTTGCCGCCCATCTCTTCGCGGCGCCGCTCGAACGCGGCCTGGTAGCCCGGGAAGGGCCCGGCCGAGAAGATCAGGGTGAAGCCCTTCTCCGCGTCCGGGATGCCGGCGACCATCCGGTCGATCACGGTATCGGCGCCGGACACGAAGGGCTCCTGGACGAGCCCCGCCTTCTCGTCGTCGAAGACCCAGAGGCCCTCGTGCTTGTAGGGGTGGATGGCGATGATCGAGTTCATGGGGTCATGGGATCCCGGCCCGTGCGTGATGAAGTGCTCGCTCGCCGTCAAGAAATCGCGTCTCGATTGATGAACCGCAAGGCTGTTCCTTCCTGCCGCCCGCCCGCCGTCCGCGAAGCGCCAGTAAACTACTGTTGCTCCGAAGAAACCTGACGTAAGCTAACCGCAAGAGGTGAAACGCCTCGTGTCGACGACGGCCGGAGGCCCAAGAAGGCCTCGCGGCTTTCGCTGTTTAAACAAAGGGATAGGGAGCCTTCCATGCAGGAATATGACACCCAACCGAAGCGGAAGCCGGGCGCCTTCCGGACTTCACTGTTCGCCACGGTCTTCGCCGCGGGCGCGTTGCTCGCCGGCGGCGCGCAGGCGGCCGATCTGACCATCGTATCCTGGGGCGGGTCCTATCAGGACGCCCAGAGCAAGGCGCTGTTCCAGCCGGTCGCCAAGGCCATGGGCCTCGAGATCGCCGAGGACTCCTACGGCGGCATTTCCGACGTGCGCCTCAAGGTCAAGGCCGGCGCGGTGAACTGGGACATCATCGACTCCGGCGCCGCCAGCGCCTCCCGCGGCGCGGTCGAAGGTCTGTTCGAGCCGCTCGACTACGACATGATCGACGTCTCCAACTTCGTGCCCGGCACCTACATGCCGCACTGCGTCGGCACCATCACCTTCTCGACGGTGGGGGCCTGGAACACCGAGACCTACGGCCAGAACGGGCCCCAGAACTGGGCCGAGTTCTGGGACACCAAGAAGTTCCCCGGCAAGCGGTCCTATCGGAACAAGGTTTCCGGCGCCCTGGAGCCGGCGATGATGGCCGACGGCGTGCCGCCGGAGAAGGTCTACGAGGAACTCGCCAAGCCCGACGGCATCGAGCGGGCGATCAACAAGATCCGCGAGCTCAAGCCGCACATCGCGGTCTGGTGGGCCTCGGGCGCGCAGCACGCCCAGCTCATGAAGGACGGCGAGGTCGACATGACGACCGGCTGGAACGGCCGCTTCGACGTGGCGATCAAGGACGGCGCCAAGGCCGCCTACACCTACAACCAGGCGCTGCTCGACTACGACTGCTTCGCCATTCCCAAGGGTGCGCCCAACAAGGACCTGGCGATGAAGTTCATCGCCGAGATGAGCAAGGCCGAATTCCAGGCCGACATGCCGAAGTACATCACCTACGGCCCGACCAACAAGGCCGCGTACGATACGGGCAAGATCGATCCGGCGGTCGCCACCATGCTGCCGTCGCACCCGGAAAACGCAAAGCTCCAGCTCGTGGCCAACCTGGATTGGTACGCCGAGTTCGAGCAGAAGGCTTCGGCGGCTTACCAGGACATGCTGACCGAGTAGTCTTTCTTTGAGTGGCCGGAGGAGGGGCGCCGGCGGCGCCGCTCCTCCCCCACAATCCGGGGAGTGGGGCACCGTGACGGGCAATTCGGGGCACGGCGGATCGCTGCCTATTACGATCCGTGGAATCACAAAGACCTATGGGCATGTCTTCGCGCTGAACGAGGTCGATCTCGACATCCGCAGCGGCGAGTTCATGACCCTGCTGGGGCCCTCGGGCTCGGGCAAGACGACGCTCCTCATGGTCCTGGCCGGCTTCACCCGGCCCGACCACGGCAGCGTTCTTTTCGGCGAGCGCGAGATCATCCGCATGCCGCCGCACCGGCGCGACGTCGGCATGGTGTTTCAGAACTACGCGCTCTTCCCTCACATGTCGGTGGCGGGCAACGTCGGGTTCCCGCTTCGGCTGCGCAAAGTCGCACCGGCGGAAATCGCCGACCGGGTCGAGCAGGCGCTCGAGATGGTCCAGCTGGGCGGCTACGGCGGGCGGCGCATCGACCAGCTGTCCGGCGGCCAGCGCCAGCGGGTCGCCTTGGCCCGCGCCATCGTCTTCGAGCCGCGCATTCTTCTGATGGACGAGCCGCTTTCGGCGCTCGACAAGAAGCTGCGCGAGCACATGCAGATCGAGCTGCGCCACCTGCACGAAAAGCTCGGCATGACCACGGTCTACGTGACCCACGACCAGCGCGAGGCGCTGACCATGTCGGACCGCATCGCGGTGATCAACCACGGCCGCGTGATGCAGCTCGACGAACCGCGCCGGATCTATGAGCAGCCGGCCAACCGTTTCGTCGCGGACTTCATCGGCGAATCGACCTTCCTGCCGATCCACATCAACGGAGGCCACGCCTACTACGCCGAGCAGCCTCTCAAGCTCGCCGAGGAACTGAACGGCGAGGTGCCGAGCCTCCTGATGCTGCGTCCGGAACGGCTTCATCTGGTGCAGGAACCGGTGGAAGAGGACGTCAACGCCTTCAAGGGGGAAGTGCGCGATCTGGTCTACCAGGGCGACTCCTTCCTGATGGTGGTCGTCCTGGCCGACGGCACGGAGGTCGGCGTGCGCGGCGTGACCCGGCGCGATTCGATGGCCGCCATGCCGGCCGAAGGCGGGTCGGTGACACTCGGCCTGCACCGGGAGGACACGGTCCTGATCACCGAAGGCGAGGGCTAGCGCCATGAGTGTCGCCATCGGCACCGCGGGCGAAGACGCGCTTACCGGGATCGAGAAGGTCAACGAGGAAGGCCTGCGTCAGGACGCGCTCCGTGAGCGCATGGCGCTCTTCGGGCTCTGCTCGCCAGCACTGATCCTGGTCATGGTCGTGATGGTGGTGCCGGTCGGATGGCTGTTCTACGTCTCCTTCCTGGCCGACGACGGCTCCTTCACCCTCGAGCACTACCAGCGCATGGTGGAGAGCAAGTCCTACGCGCGGATCTTCAGGAACACCTTCGAGGTCAGCATCCTGACCACGCTGGTCTGCATCCTGATCGGCTATCCGCTGGCCTATTTCATGTCCCAGCTGCCGCGCCGCGCGGCTGCGCTCTGCATGCTGACCGTGCTGCTGCCGTTCTGGACCTCGCTGCTGGTACGTACCTACGCGTGGCTCGTCCTGCTGCAGCGCAAGGGCCTGATCAACAACTGGGCGATCGAGCTCGGCCTCTGGGACGAGCCGATCAAGCTGGTGCATAACCTGAACGGCACCCTGATCGGCATGGTGCACATCATGCTGCCCTTCCTGATCCTGCCGGTCTACGGCGCCATGCGGGCGATCGACAAGGACTACGTCAAGGCCGCGGCCAACCTCGGGGCCGGCCCGACCCAGGCCTTCTGGCGGGTCTTCTTCCCGCTCTCCCTGCCGGGGCTCTTCGCCGGCGGGCTGATCGTCTTCGTGCTCTGTCTCGGCTTCTTCGTCACACCGGCGGTGCTGGGCGGCGGCAAGGTGATCATGGTGGCCATGCGGATCTCGACCAACATCGAGCTCTTCTTCAATTGGGGCGCGGCCTCGGCGCTCGGCGTGGTGCTGCTGGTCCTGACTCTCATCATCCTCTATCTGGCCGCGCGTCTGCTGCGCTTCGACCAGGTCATGGGCGGGGGGCACAAGTGATGCTGAGCTGGCTCAACGCCCCCGCCTCGGACACCCAGATCACCCACGGCAGCCGGCTCTGGCTCTACGTCATTGCCGGCCTGGTGATGGTCTTCCTGGTCGCGCCCTCCTTCATCGTCATCCCCATGTCCTTCTCGGACTCCCAGTATCTGGAGTTTCCGCCGCGCGAGTGGTCGTTCCGCTGGTACGAGAACTACTTCAACTCTTCCAAGTGGATGAGCGCGACCTGGACCTCGCTGAAGGTCGGTGTCCTGACGGTCTTCCTCGCGACGCCGCTCGGCGTCATGGCGGCCTACGGGCTATTCGTCTCCAACCTGCGCTCGGCCAAGTTCATCTTCATGCTGCTGATCGCGCCGATCATGGTGCCGGTGATCCTGGTCGCGATCGGCGTCTTCTACCTCTACGTCAAGCTCTCCCTGGTCAACACGATCCTGGGGCTGACCCTGGCCCACTCGATCCTGGCGATACCCCTGGTCCTGGTCGTGGTCAGCGCGGCGCTCAAGAGCTACGACATGAACCAGGAGATGGTGGCGCGCAGCCTGGGCGCCTCGCGCCTCCGCGCCTTCATGGTGATCACCCTGCCGCAGATCCGCTTCGCCGTGATCACGGCCTGCCTGCTTTCCTTTCTGACCTCCTTCGACGAGGTGATCATCGCGCTCTTCGTCTCGGGCGGGCCGAACGCGACCATCACCCGCGACATGTTCACCTCGCTGCGCGACCAGATCGATCCGACCATCGCCTCGATCTCGACCATCATGATCATCTTCTCGACCTTCCTGCTGGTGATCGCGCAGGTCTTCGGGCAGTCGAAAGAACAGAAGGAGGAGTAGGTCCAGGATCTACATTAAAATGCTGTCATGCCCGGACTTGATCCGGGCATCCAGGGTTGCCGGCTGCCCTGGATTGCCGGATCAAGTCCGGCAATGACGGAGCGGGGCGAGTAGCTTGGGTTTCGTGCGACAAGAGGAGACGGGCGCAATGAAGGATCGGGAACAACTCCTCGCCTGGATCGAGGAGGAGGAGGCCGCGATCGTTGGCTTCTTCCAGGACTTCGTCCGCGCCAAGTCGCCCAACCCGCCGGGCGACACCACGGTGGCGGTCAAGCACATCACCGACTTCCTCGAGGCCCAGGGCGCACCGCACCGCCTGGTCGATCCGCAGCCGACCATGGCCAACGTGGTCGGCACCTTCGAGGGCGGCGCGGCGGGCCGCCATCTGGTGCTCAACGGCCACATCGACGTCTTCCCGGTCAGCGCCGATCCCGAGGCCGAGGGCTGGACCCAGGACCCCTGGGGCGGCGAGCAGGTCGACGGCAAGATCTACGGCCGCGGCTCGGCCGACATGAAGTGCGGCACCAGCGCAAGCATTTGGACCTATGTCCTGCTGCACCGCATCAAGGACCGGCTGAAGGGCAAGCTGACGCTGACCTGCGTCTCCGACGAGGAGACCTTCGGGCCCTGGGGGGCGCGCTGGCTCATGGAGCACGAGCCCGAGGTGCGCGGCGACTGCTGCCTCAACGGCGAGCCCTCCAGTCCCTTCTCGGTCCGCTACGGCGAGAAGGGGCCGCTGTGGATCACCTTCACCGTGCGCACGGCCGGCACCCACGGCGCCTACACTCACGCCAGCCCCTCGGCGACCCGCATCGCGGCCGGTTTGATCCGCGACCTGGAGGCCCTCGAGGACCTGGAGTTCGACCTGCCCGACAACCTCATGCGCGCCCAGGTCGAGGGCGTGGAGGCGACGGACCGGGCGATGGGCGAGGGGGCGGCCGGGATCATGCCCAAGGTCACGCTCAACATCGGCACGATCCGGGGCGGCCTGAAGGTCAACATGGTGCCCGGGGAGTGCGTCTTCGAGGCGGACATCCGCCTGCCGGTCGGCGCCGACAAAGCGCGGATCATGGCCGAGGTCGAGAAGATCGCGGCGGCCTATCCCGAGGTCAGCTTCGTGGAGGACAACTGCAACCTGCCGTCCTACTGCGACCCCTACGGCGACATGGTCGAGATCATCCAGAACAACGTGGAACAGCTGCGCGGCTTCCGCCCGACGCCGGTGGTCAGCCTGGGCGGGACCGACGCCAGGCTCTGGCGCTACGAGAACATTCCGGCCTATGTCTATGGTCCCTTTCCGAAAGGCATGGGCTCCTTCGACGAGCACGTCCCGGTGGAGGATTTTCTCCACGTCGTCAGGACTCACGTGCTCTCGGCCTACGACTACCTGACGAGGGGCTGACCCCTGGTCCCGGCGTCGGCCTCCTTCCTGCGGACCTGCTCGCGGTGCAGGATGTAGAGCCCGCCGGCGGCGATGATGGCCGCGCCGAGCAGGGTCCAGAGGTCGGGCAGGTCGCTGAAGATCAGGTAGCCCAAGATGGTTGCCCAGATCAGGTTGGCGTAGGAGAAGGGCGCGACCACCGCGGCCGGGGCCGACTGGAAGGCCTTGATCAGAGTGAAGTGCCCGAAGCAGCCGAAGGCGCCGAGCATGACCAGCAGCAGCCAGTCCGTGCCCTCCAGGGGCACCCAGACCGCCGGCAGCGCCAGACTGGTGCCGACCGTCCCGGCGACGGCGGTGTAGAGCAGGGTCGTCAGCGGGTCGTCGGTGCCCCGCAGCCGGCGGGTGATCAGCTGGTAGCAGGCGTTGCAGAAGGCGCAGCCGAGCAGCACCAGCGCGCCGACCCCCATGACGCCCAATCCCGGACGGACGACGATCAGCGCTCCCAGGAAGCCGACGCCGACCGCCGCCCAGCGGCGCGGGCCGACCTTTTCGCCGAGGAACGGTATGGCCAGCAGGGTGACCAGGATCGGGCTGGTGAACATGATCGCGCTGGCATCCGCCAAGGGCAGAAGCCGCACGCCGATGAAGAAGAGCGCGGTCGTCGCCATCAGGAAGACCGACCGGACCAGCTGGAGCACCAGGGCGTTGCTCCGCACCAGCGAGGGCAGGCGCCGCCCGAGCAGCAGCAGGGCGAAGAGCAGATGAAAGACGAAGCGGCCCCAGACGATCTCGACGACGGGATAGCGCGCAACCAGGATCTTGGCCGTGGCGTCCAGGCTGACGAAGAAGAGGCTGGTAACCAGCATCCAGGCGATGCCGGCCCGGACATCGTCCTCCTGGGTGCGCACTGGCCGGGAAACGAGGAGCATGGCGTGACCCGCGGGCGGCCGGCGCCGCGGGAAGCGCGGCGCGGGAGCGGACGCATGCCCGCTGGTCGAGCATGCGTCGCGCGGGCGCGCTTGTCATCGAAAACCGCCTGATCGAGCGAATGCTTTGGCCTATGCTCTGTCTCTGCGAGGCTGGCCTCTGCGGGGCCGGCTCGGCGGGAGGGAAGACGTGTCAGCGGATCTCTTTACATCTGACTACAAGGACCAGCCCTACTGGTGGGATCGCACGCCGCGCCCGGACCTGCCCGAGATCGCGCTGCCCGAGCGGGTCGATGTGGCGGTCATCGGCTCGGGCTTCACCGGGCTCAACGCCGCGATCCAGACCGCGCGGGGCGGCCGCGAGACCCTGGTGCTCGATGCCGAGGCGGCCGGCTGGGGCTGCTCGACGCGCAACGGCGGCCAGATCAGCACCAGCCTCAAGCCTTCTTACGACGCCCTGGCGGCCAAGCTCGGCGCTGAGAAGGCCTTCGCCATCCTGAAGGAGGGCCACAACGCGCTGGAGTGGATCGGCGACTTCGTGGAGTCCGAGGGCATCGACTGCGACTTCGAGCGGGCCGGCCGCTTCTACATGGCCCACAATCCCGTCGCCTACGACAAGCTGGGCGAGAAGTTCAGCAAGCAGGCCAAGGGCCTGGAAGTGCCCTTTCACATGGTGCCCAAGGCCGAGCAGCATCGGGAGATCGGCAGCGACTTCTATCACGGCGGGGTCGTCTTGCCGCGCCACGCCTCGCTCGACCCGGCACGCTACCACCAGGGCCTGCTCGAGCGCGCCACGGCGGCGGGCGCGACCGTGATCCCGAACTGCCGCGTGACCGGCTTCGAGCGCGACGGCCAGGGCTTCCGGATCGCCACGGCGCGCGGCCGCGTTCAGGCGCGCGACCTGGTGGTCGCCAGCAACGGCTACACCGGCGCCATCACCCCCTGGCTCAGGCGCCGGGTGATTCCGATCGGCAGCTACATCATCGCCACCGAGCCCCTGCCGGAAGAGCAGATGGACCGTCTGATACCGAACAACCGGGTGCTCACCGACACGCGCAAGCTGGTCTACTACTACCGGGCGTCGCCCGACCGGACCCGGATCCTCTTCGGCGGCCGGGTCTCGCTCAAGGAGACCGATCCCAAGGTCAGCGCGCCCAAGCTGCACGCCGACATGGTCGAGATCTTTCCCGAGCTGGCGGGGACCAAGGTCAGTCACTCCTGGATGGGCTTCGTCGCCTACACCTTCGACGAGATGCCCCATATCGGCCGGCACGAGGGCGCCTACTACGCCATGGGCTACTGCGGCTCGGGCGTCTCCCTGGCGAGCTACTTCGGCATGCGCCTGGGACAGCAGGTGCTGGGCCTGAAGGAAGGCAAGACCGGTCTCGAC from Kiloniellales bacterium includes these protein-coding regions:
- a CDS encoding choline dehydrogenase, yielding MTGQPDQFDYIIVGAGSAGCVLANRLSADAERRVLLLEAGGTDWYPWIHVPVGYFKTIHNPLTDWCYRTEPDPGLGGRALQWPRGRVLGGSSSINGLLYIRGQARDYDQWRQMGNAGWGFDDVLPYFKRSEDQERGADDYHGAGGPLAVSELRFTLPLCDAVIDAAEELGIPRRDDFNGADQEGAGYFQLTARRGLRCSSAAAFLRPVRARPNLEVRTHAQAERLLIEDGRVVGLRYRVKGAPRESRCRGEVILSAGAIGSPQILLASGVGPGEALSDLGIEVRRALPGVGENLQDHLQLRAVYKTRRPITLNDRLRNPLRKAMMGLEYALFRSGPLAMGASQVCIFARSRKGLETPDIQYHVQPWSADSPGEGTHRFSAFTMSVCQLRPESRGRIRLKSPDPNEAPAIEPNYLSTETDRRVAVDSIKHTRDLIGTRALSPLVAEEFRPGPAARSDEEILHAARAISQTIYHPVGTCKMGADPLAVVDERLRVHGLRGLRVADASIMPTIPSGNTNAPTIMIGEKAADMIREDARAG
- a CDS encoding TerC family protein; the encoded protein is MMSLDALMTFDFEAFIAIVFIDLVMSGDNAIIIGMAAAGLPPDLRRKAIFIGIVAATGLRIAFSAVTYQLLSIIGLTLAGGILLLWVAYKMWREMHVETPGDLVDAATGQVVAGKTMGAAMTSIIVADVSMSLDNVLAVAGAAHGAPGMLVFGLVLSIALMAFAANFVASILERYRWLAYLGLAVVAYVATDMIWRGSFEVMDAVVAVI
- a CDS encoding ABC transporter substrate-binding protein, coding for MQEYDTQPKRKPGAFRTSLFATVFAAGALLAGGAQAADLTIVSWGGSYQDAQSKALFQPVAKAMGLEIAEDSYGGISDVRLKVKAGAVNWDIIDSGAASASRGAVEGLFEPLDYDMIDVSNFVPGTYMPHCVGTITFSTVGAWNTETYGQNGPQNWAEFWDTKKFPGKRSYRNKVSGALEPAMMADGVPPEKVYEELAKPDGIERAINKIRELKPHIAVWWASGAQHAQLMKDGEVDMTTGWNGRFDVAIKDGAKAAYTYNQALLDYDCFAIPKGAPNKDLAMKFIAEMSKAEFQADMPKYITYGPTNKAAYDTGKIDPAVATMLPSHPENAKLQLVANLDWYAEFEQKASAAYQDMLTE
- a CDS encoding ABC transporter ATP-binding protein, with product MTGNSGHGGSLPITIRGITKTYGHVFALNEVDLDIRSGEFMTLLGPSGSGKTTLLMVLAGFTRPDHGSVLFGEREIIRMPPHRRDVGMVFQNYALFPHMSVAGNVGFPLRLRKVAPAEIADRVEQALEMVQLGGYGGRRIDQLSGGQRQRVALARAIVFEPRILLMDEPLSALDKKLREHMQIELRHLHEKLGMTTVYVTHDQREALTMSDRIAVINHGRVMQLDEPRRIYEQPANRFVADFIGESTFLPIHINGGHAYYAEQPLKLAEELNGEVPSLLMLRPERLHLVQEPVEEDVNAFKGEVRDLVYQGDSFLMVVVLADGTEVGVRGVTRRDSMAAMPAEGGSVTLGLHREDTVLITEGEG
- a CDS encoding ABC transporter permease, coding for MSVAIGTAGEDALTGIEKVNEEGLRQDALRERMALFGLCSPALILVMVVMVVPVGWLFYVSFLADDGSFTLEHYQRMVESKSYARIFRNTFEVSILTTLVCILIGYPLAYFMSQLPRRAAALCMLTVLLPFWTSLLVRTYAWLVLLQRKGLINNWAIELGLWDEPIKLVHNLNGTLIGMVHIMLPFLILPVYGAMRAIDKDYVKAAANLGAGPTQAFWRVFFPLSLPGLFAGGLIVFVLCLGFFVTPAVLGGGKVIMVAMRISTNIELFFNWGAASALGVVLLVLTLIILYLAARLLRFDQVMGGGHK
- a CDS encoding ABC transporter permease; this encodes MLSWLNAPASDTQITHGSRLWLYVIAGLVMVFLVAPSFIVIPMSFSDSQYLEFPPREWSFRWYENYFNSSKWMSATWTSLKVGVLTVFLATPLGVMAAYGLFVSNLRSAKFIFMLLIAPIMVPVILVAIGVFYLYVKLSLVNTILGLTLAHSILAIPLVLVVVSAALKSYDMNQEMVARSLGASRLRAFMVITLPQIRFAVITACLLSFLTSFDEVIIALFVSGGPNATITRDMFTSLRDQIDPTIASISTIMIIFSTFLLVIAQVFGQSKEQKEE
- a CDS encoding M20/M25/M40 family metallo-hydrolase — translated: MKDREQLLAWIEEEEAAIVGFFQDFVRAKSPNPPGDTTVAVKHITDFLEAQGAPHRLVDPQPTMANVVGTFEGGAAGRHLVLNGHIDVFPVSADPEAEGWTQDPWGGEQVDGKIYGRGSADMKCGTSASIWTYVLLHRIKDRLKGKLTLTCVSDEETFGPWGARWLMEHEPEVRGDCCLNGEPSSPFSVRYGEKGPLWITFTVRTAGTHGAYTHASPSATRIAAGLIRDLEALEDLEFDLPDNLMRAQVEGVEATDRAMGEGAAGIMPKVTLNIGTIRGGLKVNMVPGECVFEADIRLPVGADKARIMAEVEKIAAAYPEVSFVEDNCNLPSYCDPYGDMVEIIQNNVEQLRGFRPTPVVSLGGTDARLWRYENIPAYVYGPFPKGMGSFDEHVPVEDFLHVVRTHVLSAYDYLTRG
- a CDS encoding DMT family transporter, with product MLLVSRPVRTQEDDVRAGIAWMLVTSLFFVSLDATAKILVARYPVVEIVWGRFVFHLLFALLLLGRRLPSLVRSNALVLQLVRSVFLMATTALFFIGVRLLPLADASAIMFTSPILVTLLAIPFLGEKVGPRRWAAVGVGFLGALIVVRPGLGVMGVGALVLLGCAFCNACYQLITRRLRGTDDPLTTLLYTAVAGTVGTSLALPAVWVPLEGTDWLLLVMLGAFGCFGHFTLIKAFQSAPAAVVAPFSYANLIWATILGYLIFSDLPDLWTLLGAAIIAAGGLYILHREQVRRKEADAGTRGQPLVR
- a CDS encoding FAD-binding oxidoreductase; the encoded protein is MSADLFTSDYKDQPYWWDRTPRPDLPEIALPERVDVAVIGSGFTGLNAAIQTARGGRETLVLDAEAAGWGCSTRNGGQISTSLKPSYDALAAKLGAEKAFAILKEGHNALEWIGDFVESEGIDCDFERAGRFYMAHNPVAYDKLGEKFSKQAKGLEVPFHMVPKAEQHREIGSDFYHGGVVLPRHASLDPARYHQGLLERATAAGATVIPNCRVTGFERDGQGFRIATARGRVQARDLVVASNGYTGAITPWLRRRVIPIGSYIIATEPLPEEQMDRLIPNNRVLTDTRKLVYYYRASPDRTRILFGGRVSLKETDPKVSAPKLHADMVEIFPELAGTKVSHSWMGFVAYTFDEMPHIGRHEGAYYAMGYCGSGVSLASYFGMRLGQQVLGLKEGKTGLDELAFQTRPLYQGDPWFLAYTIGYYRWRDRQNR